From the genome of Pseudomonadota bacterium, one region includes:
- a CDS encoding cyclase family protein — MDTLSNLKLIDLTHTIAPNIPCWNGPKSCGFQHEIKLDYTDGNRDPGFRVQQITMHAGIGTHMDAPAHCVPGGDSIAELPLENFFAPCCVIDVSDRIHERYSLSVDDIRGFESQHGKLKENTFVIVYTGWEKFWGTPERYHNNYTFPSVSEKAALILLERKIVGLGIDTFSPDRPEDGFPVHQHILGARKYIIENIANTRLLPPTGAYTLALPIKTFEGTEAPTRLVGLVQC; from the coding sequence ATGGATACTCTCAGCAACTTAAAACTTATTGACCTCACCCATACAATCGCACCAAACATTCCCTGCTGGAATGGCCCTAAAAGTTGTGGATTCCAACACGAAATCAAATTGGATTATACAGATGGCAATCGTGACCCAGGATTTCGAGTGCAACAAATCACAATGCATGCTGGCATCGGTACTCACATGGACGCACCTGCCCATTGTGTTCCTGGAGGTGATTCTATTGCCGAGCTTCCTCTGGAAAATTTTTTTGCTCCTTGCTGTGTGATTGATGTCTCAGACCGTATCCATGAACGTTATAGCCTCAGCGTCGACGATATTCGGGGCTTTGAATCGCAGCATGGCAAACTTAAAGAGAATACTTTTGTCATCGTGTATACCGGTTGGGAAAAATTCTGGGGCACACCTGAAAGGTACCATAACAATTATACGTTCCCCAGTGTGTCGGAAAAGGCAGCCTTGATTTTACTGGAACGCAAAATTGTAGGACTTGGTATTGACACTTTTTCTCCCGATCGTCCTGAAGATGGCTTTCCTGTACATCAACATATCTTAGGAGCTAGAAAATACATCATCGAGAATATTGCAAACACGCGACTCCTTCCACCAACTGGTGCTTATACGTTGGCATTGCCGATCAAAACATTTGAGGGTACTGAGGCCCCCACTCGCCTGGTGGGTCTTGTGCAGTGCTAA
- a CDS encoding site-2 protease family protein has translation MEIFTYYLPLIIAYGVPILFAITFHEAAHGFVAHRLGDNTAYLLGRVSFNPIKHIDPIGTVLLPGMLIAFGSPFVFGYAKPVPVNFRALNNPRRDMVLVAAAGPGTNLFLAFLSALFIKFTLSLFGPEPFSAVPFVPSPALALTLKSLEFSIFINVILAVFNMLPLPPLDGGRVAVGLLPKRPAMALAKLERYGMLILIGLILVLPMLLQNMGIKLNPFALVILPIAFALIKFIIGLVGLD, from the coding sequence TTACTTTTCATGAAGCTGCACACGGATTTGTAGCCCATAGATTGGGGGACAATACTGCTTACCTGTTAGGGCGTGTCAGTTTTAATCCTATAAAGCACATTGATCCAATCGGTACAGTATTGCTGCCGGGTATGTTGATTGCTTTTGGATCGCCGTTCGTCTTTGGATATGCCAAGCCGGTTCCGGTCAATTTCCGAGCTTTGAACAATCCCAGACGCGATATGGTGTTGGTGGCAGCCGCCGGCCCTGGGACAAACTTATTTCTGGCATTTTTATCGGCTCTGTTTATTAAATTCACATTGAGTTTGTTTGGGCCAGAGCCTTTCAGTGCGGTCCCATTTGTCCCAAGTCCAGCACTTGCATTGACTTTGAAGTCTTTGGAGTTTTCTATTTTTATCAATGTTATTTTAGCCGTGTTTAATATGCTGCCACTTCCTCCTCTTGATGGGGGGCGTGTCGCTGTGGGCCTACTGCCAAAAAGACCAGCCATGGCGCTGGCAAAGCTTGAGCGCTATGGAATGTTGATTTTGATTGGATTGATCTTAGTCCTTCCGATGTTACTACAAAATATGGGAATCAAGTTGAATCCCTTTGCCCTTGTTATCCTGCCAATCGCTTTTGCCTTGATCAAATTTATCATTGGCTTGGTTGGGTTAGATTAG